A genomic region of Bacteroidales bacterium contains the following coding sequences:
- the rpsK gene encoding 30S ribosomal protein S11 produces the protein MAKKSGTTKKKVVKVEPIGQAHINASFNNIIITLANNSGQVISWSSAGKMGFKGSKKNTPYAAQTAASDCAKVAFDLGLRKVKVFVKGPGSGRESAIRTIHGTGIEVTEIVDVTPLPHNGCRPAKRRRV, from the coding sequence ATGGCAAAAAAGTCAGGAACAACCAAGAAAAAAGTTGTTAAAGTAGAACCTATCGGACAGGCACATATTAACGCTTCGTTCAATAATATTATTATTACTCTGGCCAATAATTCCGGACAGGTGATATCATGGTCATCAGCCGGAAAAATGGGTTTCAAAGGTTCGAAAAAGAATACCCCTTATGCAGCCCAGACAGCTGCTTCTGATTGTGCAAAAGTGGCTTTCGATTTAGGCTTACGTAAAGTAAAGGTTTTTGTAAAAGGTCCCGGTTCAGGACGTGAGTCGGCTATCAGGACCATTCATGGAACAGGTATCGAAGTTACCGAGATTGTTGATGTCACTCCATTGCCACACAATGGTTGCCGCCCTGCTAAACGTAGAAGGGTTTAA
- the rpsM gene encoding 30S ribosomal protein S13, which translates to MARIVGVDLPKNKRGEIGLTYIYGIGRSSARKILSTAGIDLDKKVQDWDDDDLGKIRSILNEEYKVEGELRSIVQLNIKRLMDIGSYRGVRHRIGLPVRGQSTKNNARTRKGKKKTVANKKKATK; encoded by the coding sequence ATGGCAAGAATTGTTGGTGTTGATTTACCAAAAAATAAACGCGGAGAAATAGGTCTGACCTATATTTACGGAATAGGACGCAGCTCTGCACGTAAGATCTTAAGTACAGCCGGTATTGATCTTGATAAAAAGGTACAGGACTGGGATGATGATGATTTAGGGAAGATACGTAGTATCCTCAACGAAGAATATAAAGTTGAAGGTGAATTGCGTTCCATTGTACAGTTGAACATCAAACGTTTGATGGACATCGGTTCTTATCGTGGCGTTCGTCACCGTATCGGTTTACCTGTAAGGGGACAGAGCACGAAAAATAACGCACGTACCCGTAAAGGCAAGAAGAAGACCGTTGCAAATAAAAAGAAAGCTACCAAATAA
- the ykgO gene encoding type B 50S ribosomal protein L36 codes for MKVRASIKKRSEDCKIVRRKGRLYVINKKNPKFKQRQG; via the coding sequence ATGAAGGTAAGAGCATCTATAAAAAAAAGAAGCGAAGATTGTAAAATCGTAAGACGCAAAGGCCGTCTTTATGTGATAAACAAAAAAAATCCGAAGTTTAAACAACGTCAAGGATAA